AGATACAAATTGTATTATgcagtgtacaactgtattaTGCAGGATTTGTTGTAGATTGTTAAAATTTGTTGTAGCAGTATCACTCCCCATTATTAATAGCATTATTATTATGCATTGTATTAACGAAATCATTAATAAAATATGGCAAAAAATGGCAATGTTTAGCTCTTTACATGCACCTTAATGTAACAAAATCAAGATAAACATACAATATAATAAAGGAAATGTTAAACGAATCACTaagggcttcacttaacgtaCATAAAAAAGGTTTatgttttcatatcaaaagctcaactcttaaattttatagtaagtgtataacttttttatgcaccttaacgaaagcccttagggcttcgtttaacaaaacccatAAAAGGAAAATCATCAATACCTTCATATAGCCATCGATAATTAAACACAAATACAATCTGAATTTAGAAATTTTGTGTAAGTCTTTTTACATTGAAAAGGTGTTGCTATATATAGTAATTGACCTCACCTTCCTAAAGACTTCTAAATTTCTAATGCCCATCTCATAATCTACAATCTACCCAGGGAAAATGGGCATTAATTTGTGTGGTTTGAAACTGTAGCATCATGTATATATCTCATTCATGCACAAGCACTACTAAGTACACAACTATACAACAATGTCTAGCTTACAACTTGTTAGCATTGTCATATTTCTTGCATTTAGTCATGTTTCAAGGGCTGAAAATAACCCACCTTCGACCCCAACTACTAAAAGCACTCGCCGAGCATTCTTTGTGTTTGGAGACTCGTTGGTAGACAATGgaaacaataattttttggTTACTAGTGCACGAGCAGATTCAGCTCCTTATGGGATCGACTATCCCACTCATCGTCCAACTGGTCGTTTCTCCAATGGCCTTAATCTCCCGGATTGCATAGGTTGACTTCTCAAAAAGACTTGAATTATCGATGTGAAAATCAAcatattacattattttttattagtgtaaataaacaaaataactttTCGCATTGTCTCTTTTAGTTTTACCCATTTACTACATTTGAGTCTTCCCAATTTTTCATTCACATATGTTACAATCATTTATCAAGTTTGATACACatttttaatgttcaaaaaatatatatgtttagggGAGCACATTGGTGTCGATCCAGTATTGCCGTTCTTGGATCCAGAACTCGCTGATCAAAAACTATTGAACGGAGCCAACTTTGCCTCTGCCGGGATTGGGATCCTCAATGATACCGGGATCCAATTTGTGAGCTAGTGAATAATTATTCATCCATCATACACTAAGCTTTTCtattcatagtttttttttgtttctttttttgaaacGACCATTTAGGTAAATATAATTCGGATGCCATATCAATTGGAAGCCTTTGAGACATATAAACGACGAGTCACTGATCTAATTGGCCAAGATAAAGCCAACAAGCTTGTCAACGACGCATTGTATTTGATCACTTGTGGAGGCAACGATTTTGTGAACAACTACTTCTTGGTGCCTAACTCAATTAGGTCGCTTCAATATAAAATCCCTGACTATGTCCCATTCATCATTTCTGAGTACGAGAAGATCTTGATGGTATAGTGTACTCTATATTTTGCTTTATCTCatacaaattaattataacTAAAAGCCACTTAAAATGGGATTGAGTCGAATTGTTCGAATattaaacaactttttattaAAGCATATAACTTactaaattgttttattaaaaaaaaaaaaaaaactttttattctgTTACACTTtaataaaaagttgtttaatATTCAACCATATAAGGCACATGTATGTTAAcatatacaatttttatttgatattaaacaactttttattaAAGTAAGGCACATGTATGCTAACATATATACGAATGTCACTTCTCTATAAAGAGAAAAACAAACTAACAGAATAAACTGTTACTCTACCAGAGGCTTTATGAACTCGGAGCACGCAAAGTGCTGGTGACAGGAACCGGACCACTAGGTTGTGTACCCGCGATCTTGGCACTACATAGTAGGGGAGGCGAATGTGCAGCCGATCTCCAAGAAGCCGCAACATTATTTAATCCACAACTCATCAACATGGTGAATTCACTCAACAAAAAGCTCGGCAACACCATATTCATAACAATCGAAACACATCTTTTACATGTGAACATGATCGATAACCCAAAAGCTTTCGGTAATTtctatttatacttttttttcttgttttttttatgtttacccTATTATGTTATTAtcatattttgtttctttttttttttttttttttatcaaatatgtaGGCTTTGACACATCAAAAGATGCATGTTGTGGACAAGGACCGTATAATGGATTAGGACTTTGCACCCCATTATCAAATTTATGTCAAGATAGAAACAAATATGTGTTTTGGGATGGATATCACCCTTCCGAAAGGGCAAACCGGCTCATCGTGCAAGAGATATTTAATGGTACAAAGTACATGAACCCCATGAATCTTAGTACCTTTCTAGCTATGGAATCCTAAATAGATTATCTTACGAGCCATATGTGTAGGTTCTACCCGTCTACGTGTATTTTATATGATGTTAATATGTTTATCTTTCCTATATCTACTTTTCCATGTTGTGTGTAATTAGACATTTAAACTACACATATTTTAAATCATAGTTCTTGGGGAACATTTTATGTGACGTGAGTTTGAAGATCATAATCAAAATATTGCAATATGAAATACAAAATAGAGATAAATATACGGATCATCCCCGTGGTTTATACACAATATCACCTTTTGTCCTTGTACTTCAATATTATCAGTCGTCTTCCTTTACAAAAGGATAAGGGTCAAAGTTAGTCCTTTAAGATAACGGCTGTTTGCTGGATTCCGTAAAGCCCCACACGTGACCCTCACGTGAGGGTATAATGTCTTTTCATATCACTAAATGACCAAACTTGATATCTttgtctttttgttttctttctttcttttcctttctctttcataaaaacataatcaccaccatatgtaattttttttttccttcttttttcttactttttcaTAGAAAACCATAATCAccatcatatgtatatatttttatttatatctagaAAGATCTACACATAATCATCTTCCTAAAAAAAAATCCtacaataatcatatacatACCCAACATATTggtatttataaatatacaaaatcttCCAATtggtattatatatagagaaaatcGCGACAATAGTCAATTTTCGTTGCGATTGTACCAAAATAGCCAACTTTTTTTGGATTATCAGAAAATAGCCAGCAAAATcacaaaaaaaccaaaatcgcAACAATAAATGCAAAATCGCAACAAGAATtgccaaaatcgcaacaagaaATGACATAATTGCAAGTCGCAACTCGCAAtaatttgactttgacttttttttaaagatactagtttattatataatatatgaatacAAAGCTTCagatacataaaaaaaacatactaaatGTTTCTACAACATCTTTTCTTCCACTGAGAGAGTATGTTGTAtggatcttcatcaagatcaaaatcaaaagaaaaatcaaaatcgacttcaCAATTATCTCTTTTTGGGACCGTTAACTTAGGGGATTATTAG
The Erigeron canadensis isolate Cc75 chromosome 2, C_canadensis_v1, whole genome shotgun sequence DNA segment above includes these coding regions:
- the LOC122589488 gene encoding GDSL esterase/lipase At5g33370-like; this translates as MSSLQLVSIVIFLAFSHVSRAENNPPSTPTTKSTRRAFFVFGDSLVDNGNNNFLVTSARADSAPYGIDYPTHRPTGRFSNGLNLPDCIGEHIGVDPVLPFLDPELADQKLLNGANFASAGIGILNDTGIQFVNIIRMPYQLEAFETYKRRVTDLIGQDKANKLVNDALYLITCGGNDFVNNYFLVPNSIRSLQYKIPDYVPFIISEYEKILMRLYELGARKVLVTGTGPLGCVPAILALHSRGGECAADLQEAATLFNPQLINMVNSLNKKLGNTIFITIETHLLHVNMIDNPKAFGFDTSKDACCGQGPYNGLGLCTPLSNLCQDRNKYVFWDGYHPSERANRLIVQEIFNGTKYMNPMNLSTFLAMES